The Nostoc sp. NIES-3756 DNA window AAAACTAGAAAAATCAGAAGCTCAAGAGGTTATTCAAGAGATAACCGCAGCCTTTCAGGATACAGAAAATGAAGATGATTTCGATGAGGACAACAATACTCTCATCGTAGAAGATTACAGCGAAGAGGTTTATGAATCTCCTTTGGGTAACTTCTCTGTACCTATTCCTGTTGATGTCCAACAAGGAGGAAAAATTCAAAGTCAAGAAGGCGTAGTTGGCTTTTCAGATGACTTTGGAACCCTATTGAGAATTGATTATTATCCCATCCCTCCAGAACAATTAGAAGAACTGGACTCCACAGAAAAACAAGAATATCTTCGCTCTATCATGGTTGACAAGTATGTGCCTCAAGCGATTTTACAAAATCTACCAGATGCGGCCATCAAACATACAGAATATCAAGAACAAGGGGAGTTAGACTATTATTATGCCCTGGTTGATATGCCACATGGCTCAACACTTTCTCAACAAGATAACAATGGAACTATTACTAGATTGAGTGCCTATCGAGGATTAATTTCATTTATTCAAGATGATTTTTTGTATATAATTAGCAGCCAACGTAGCTTTTTTAATGGTGACACTCCCGATTCTCTAGAAGAAGAAGCGGAAAACATTAAAGAAAGTATTTTAGAGTTTGTGGAAACGATAGAGTTTACTTAGAAGCAAAATGAGGGCGTTGCTGATTGAGTAGATGATGTGTCTTATACCCAAAGGTAGAAAAATAAGAAAGATAATTTTACCTTTTAATACTCATATTCAGCAATGCCAAAATAAGACTTTAGCTGACATGAAGCAAACTTTAGGATTGCAACAGTGTAAACAGATTTCTATCCTGAACAATAGATATTATCTTGCTTGCCTCTACTGTTTGTTAAAGGTGTAGAAGCAAGCAAAATTTTATGGAGTAAATTTAATACATTTATAGATAAAGAAATAAAAATAAATATTTTGTAGCAAAGTACATATAGAATGGAAGCGCCAATACGCGAACAAACTTTTAAAAGCTATTAATAAAGCAATAAATACCTTTATAAGAGCTTTGACTGATTGACTATCAACTATGGACTGTGGCTTCACATAAAGTCAATTTTGTGTCAATTTTTTATTCAATTGAAATAGTGTTACTTTTCCAACGTAATAGGGAATAATTTATTTTGGAACTATAAATATTTATGGTTCTTAAAAGTAAGTTCTAAGTAAAATCCCTAAGTTCCAACAAGATACAAAATTGAACATGAGTGAGATATTTCCATCGGAAAGTTGCCAGGTGAATGAGTGTTCCCAAAGTATGCGCCAGATACCACAAGCCAAACCCCAAGAAGCTCTTCAGCCAAAACAAGCACAATGTAATAGTGTGATTGGTGAGTCGATGAAAGGAAATACTCATATAAATTCAGAAATAAGTCAAAACCAAGTATACTTGCAGCAGTCAATTGAATTTGCTCCTATAGCGATCGCCATATTTGATCAACAAATGCGC harbors:
- a CDS encoding tellurite resistance TerB family protein; this translates as MTSYEQIFNSKQTLEETLTPEEAVAAIAVVTALADSTIEQIDAESLAGILWQFQVFAEYSEQEIVEIVDELIAIVQEEGIGALFNAANQVLADELVWDGFAAGVIILLDEELLVIPQDKQAYLKKLQEALKLEKSEAQEVIQEITAAFQDTENEDDFDEDNNTLIVEDYSEEVYESPLGNFSVPIPVDVQQGGKIQSQEGVVGFSDDFGTLLRIDYYPIPPEQLEELDSTEKQEYLRSIMVDKYVPQAILQNLPDAAIKHTEYQEQGELDYYYALVDMPHGSTLSQQDNNGTITRLSAYRGLISFIQDDFLYIISSQRSFFNGDTPDSLEEEAENIKESILEFVETIEFT